The genomic region CAATTGCTCGCCAGGCAGGAGGCAAGGTAGTTCCGCCGCGTATCACCGTCGAGGTTCATCGCCGTGGCACTGATCTGGCACTGCTTGCGGGCCTGGTGCGCCGCCTCGCTCACAGAGGACAACACACAATTGTTGAGGTAGTGCTCACGCACCTGCCCGTTGAGATTCATGGCGGTTGCATTCACATGGCAGGCCTTCATGATCTGGAATTCGTCTTCCGCCAACGATGTGGCATTGGCAGGCAAAGCGGCCCAAAGGGACAAGGATAGGGTAGCCAGGGTTTTCATCATGCTTTCTCCATAGTATCGAACTCGCATCACCGGCAAGTCTGGCGCCCGCCTCGATGGTTCTTGCGCTCAGAAAAATCCTCCCTGGAACGATATTACGCCTTTTGCGCTTGCCCGGCAGCAATGAATTTAGTACCGTAGCCCGCATCATTCTCCCCTGGTTGAACGACAATGAGCACAATGCTGGACCCCGTGACCCATCCACGTCCGGAATCACTCCCGCCCGCCTGGGTGGAGGCTATTCCTGAATTGCAGGCGCTGTACCACAGCATCAGCGCCAGCCTGGAACCAGAGCAGGATGTACGTCCGCGCCGGGGACTATGGTTCGAAGCATTGCGCCAGGTCGAGCCAGCAGCGGCAAGGGTGGTACTGCTGGGACAGGATCCCTATCATGGTGAGGATCATGGCATCCAGCAAGCCCATGGCTTGTCATTCTCCGTACCGGAAGGCGTCAGGCCACCGCCCTCGTTGCGCAACATGCTCAAGGAAATGCAGACGGATGTGGGCCAGACCCTGTCGAGCGGCAACCTGATGCCGTGGGCGAAGCAAGGGGTGCTGTTACTCAACGCCTCGCTCACCACGCGCGGCGGCGTGGCAGGCGCCCATAGCAAGATATGGCAGGCATTCACGCATGCGGTCATGCGCTATCTGGGCCAGCGCGAAGCGCCGCTGGTATTCATCCTGTGGGGAAACCATGCGCAGCAGTTTCGCCCGCTCATTGCGTCCTGGCACCAGGTCATCAGCTCGGCACATCCTTCACCGCTATCCGCCCACCGCGGATTTTTCGGCAGCCAACCCTATTCCAGGGTCAATGCTGCGTTGCGCAAGCTTGGGCTGGGCGAGGTGCAGTGGGGAGAGCCGATAGCCCGCTGAACTGCACTGTCCAGCCCCGGCGTTACCTTGCCAGCAGGTCTATCGCCGTCAGGATGACATAGGTGGTAGGATCGTAAACCACGTTATAACCTTGGTAGTAGCCGATCACATATCCTGGCGGCGGCGGTGGCAACGTGCGCAGCACATGGACCGGTACGGGAGTGATATAGGGACGATACGCGGGCAGGACGGCGTAGCCGGCGCGGAAATCCGGCCTGCGGTCCCACCTGACCCCGCGCAGGCTGCGCTGGTATTGCGTATACAGCCTTGCCCTGTCCTGGTCGCGGAATTGATAGTGCACGTTCTGCTGCACAATCACGGGACGCGCACCGCGATCCCAACGCCTGTCTTGCTGCCGGTACTGCCGGTCGCCATGACCACGGTCATGGCCTCTATCCCAGCGTTGCTCCTGACGCTGCCCCCGATCATGCCTGTCGTCCCGGTCCGCATAGGCGGCCGCCTGGCCGAGCATGCTGGCAATCAATACCATGCCAAGGGCTGACCAAAGCCTGTTTTTATTCACCTGTTTCATACTGTCCTCCTGATCCTGCGTTCTCGAACGCGCTGTCTATCCCCGATACATGCAAACAACTTGAAAATGTTCTATTCCCGGTAATCCGGCGGTACGCCGGCCGACAACGGCTCGCCGCGATATCCCGGTGGCGGGGGCGGAGGCGGCACGCTGCGGCGCACAGGGGCCGCTTGCTCGCGGACCTGGGCCAGCCTGCCCGACACCGCCACCT from Methylobacillus flagellatus KT harbors:
- a CDS encoding uracil-DNA glycosylase, coding for MSTMLDPVTHPRPESLPPAWVEAIPELQALYHSISASLEPEQDVRPRRGLWFEALRQVEPAAARVVLLGQDPYHGEDHGIQQAHGLSFSVPEGVRPPPSLRNMLKEMQTDVGQTLSSGNLMPWAKQGVLLLNASLTTRGGVAGAHSKIWQAFTHAVMRYLGQREAPLVFILWGNHAQQFRPLIASWHQVISSAHPSPLSAHRGFFGSQPYSRVNAALRKLGLGEVQWGEPIAR